In Oligoflexia bacterium, a single genomic region encodes these proteins:
- the rodA gene encoding rod shape-determining protein RodA, with protein MSKYLGKTGRFDWGLFLLVMALLIISLFNLYSATLGLSTAKYFKSQMIWSLLSVMVAAGIALFDYRLWSRYVYPIYGLTLLILLYVLFFGKTSQGAQRWIRIAGVAFQPSELAKISVVLTMAKYYSEKRDFGAMGIVQLIKPILLMLLPFLLVLKQPDLGTALILAGSGVIMTLFVGVEKKIVITTVVLMLASVPLVWKYMLHPYQKDRVVSFLNPEKYPLSKGYQVIQSKIAIGSGQFFGKGYLKGTQSKLQFLPKQHTDFVFSNFAEEFGFMGSFFLIALYTALGVLGFSIALHARDSFGLFLALGTTCLLLTQTIINLGMEIGMLPVVGMTLPILSYGGSSLLTTFVGVGILMNVSLRRYLF; from the coding sequence ATTTGATTGGGGATTGTTTTTATTGGTAATGGCTTTATTGATTATTTCATTATTTAATCTCTACAGTGCAACCTTAGGTTTAAGTACGGCAAAATATTTTAAAAGTCAGATGATATGGTCTTTATTATCAGTCATGGTTGCTGCTGGGATAGCTCTTTTTGATTATCGTTTATGGAGTCGATATGTTTACCCTATATATGGCCTGACTTTATTAATTCTATTGTATGTTTTATTTTTTGGTAAGACGTCTCAGGGGGCTCAACGCTGGATCAGAATTGCTGGTGTTGCTTTTCAACCGTCCGAGTTAGCAAAAATAAGTGTGGTATTAACTATGGCAAAATATTATTCGGAAAAACGTGACTTTGGTGCCATGGGAATTGTGCAATTAATTAAACCTATTTTATTAATGTTGTTACCATTCTTATTAGTTTTAAAACAGCCGGACTTAGGAACTGCTTTAATCCTTGCCGGATCTGGAGTGATAATGACCCTGTTTGTTGGGGTTGAAAAGAAAATTGTCATCACAACAGTTGTATTGATGCTTGCATCGGTCCCCCTTGTTTGGAAGTATATGTTACACCCCTATCAGAAAGATAGAGTTGTTTCTTTTCTTAACCCAGAAAAGTACCCCTTAAGCAAGGGGTATCAAGTGATTCAATCTAAAATAGCCATTGGTTCAGGGCAATTTTTTGGCAAAGGTTATTTAAAAGGAACACAAAGTAAATTACAGTTTCTTCCAAAGCAGCATACAGATTTTGTATTCTCCAACTTTGCGGAAGAATTTGGCTTTATGGGGTCTTTTTTCCTCATTGCTTTGTATACTGCGCTTGGAGTTTTAGGATTCTCCATTGCCTTGCATGCCAGGGATAGTTTTGGTTTGTTTTTGGCTCTAGGTACAACTTGTTTACTTTTAACCCAAACTATTATCAATTTGGGCATGGAAATAGGTATGCTCCCCGTGGTGGGGATGACGCTGCCTATTTTAAGCTACGGAGGAAGCTCACTGCTAACAACTTTTGTGGGTGTTGGGATTTTAATGAATGTGAGTTTAAGACGTTATTTATTTTAA
- a CDS encoding DnaJ domain-containing protein yields the protein MGNKTGHNAKVLKKNDFLEFFAFIEKRVVSSNIVLVSDEKKSVLVLRQGKIVAHKSNVPREHLLDQIIKNIDPKILLSIKSSLEKLAPFDQWAYLYNKKFIEKASYQTLLNNDCSKIFVEHYHSKQTILLKMPQIKSIPEHAIHISPFYTVFEALKQDFKPTYALEQCKRININVKNQNVFDLYLKNLRQQQVTYDDVNNTYIAEKPNSELIKDLLFLKEQNIIELGIITEKHQQQDIIFNEKELLGKNAFEVLGLDETANGALIKKKYMEMVAVYHPDKNGHLPENEKKNIENIFSKITLAYKKISTSELRKEYIKELSNIRKTNKNSEEAQKQVQAETLFLEGLAYMKSKNFNKAHEMFKESDSILPNEKYRVYAAWSQYKLGEENYSRSMIEQARENLKKEILKDMPMLEALFYLGSVEKSLGNYKQAKIYFEQVVNRDPYFMNAKVELSLVNKRV from the coding sequence ATGGGCAATAAAACAGGTCATAATGCAAAAGTTTTAAAAAAAAATGATTTTTTAGAGTTTTTTGCATTTATTGAAAAACGAGTTGTAAGTAGTAATATTGTTCTGGTTTCAGATGAAAAAAAATCTGTATTGGTTTTAAGACAAGGGAAAATTGTTGCTCATAAAAGCAATGTGCCAAGAGAACATCTTTTAGATCAAATTATAAAAAACATAGACCCAAAGATACTTCTATCAATCAAAAGTTCATTGGAAAAATTAGCCCCGTTTGATCAGTGGGCTTATTTATATAATAAAAAGTTTATTGAAAAAGCTTCTTACCAAACATTGTTGAATAATGATTGCTCTAAAATTTTTGTTGAACATTACCATTCTAAACAAACTATATTGCTTAAAATGCCACAAATAAAATCCATCCCTGAGCATGCCATACACATTAGTCCTTTTTATACTGTTTTTGAAGCACTTAAACAGGACTTTAAACCAACATATGCTCTTGAACAGTGCAAACGCATTAACATTAATGTAAAAAATCAAAATGTTTTTGATTTATATCTAAAGAATCTAAGGCAGCAACAAGTGACCTATGATGATGTAAACAATACTTATATTGCTGAAAAACCAAATTCGGAACTTATAAAAGACCTATTGTTTTTAAAAGAACAAAATATTATTGAACTTGGAATCATCACAGAAAAACATCAACAACAAGACATTATATTTAATGAAAAGGAGTTATTGGGCAAAAATGCATTTGAGGTTTTGGGTTTAGATGAAACTGCCAATGGGGCACTAATCAAGAAAAAATATATGGAAATGGTTGCTGTTTATCATCCGGATAAAAATGGCCATTTACCAGAAAATGAAAAGAAAAATATAGAAAATATATTCTCAAAAATTACATTGGCCTATAAAAAAATTAGTACTTCTGAGCTAAGAAAAGAGTATATTAAAGAACTGTCAAACATAAGAAAAACCAACAAAAACTCTGAGGAAGCACAAAAACAAGTGCAAGCAGAAACACTGTTTTTAGAAGGGTTAGCTTATATGAAGAGTAAGAATTTTAACAAGGCACACGAAATGTTTAAAGAAAGTGACAGTATTTTGCCCAATGAAAAATACCGTGTATATGCTGCTTGGAGTCAATATAAGTTGGGGGAAGAAAATTATTCAAGATCTATGATAGAGCAAGCTAGAGAAAATTTGAAAAAAGAGATTTTAAAAGATATGCCTATGCTGGAGGCTTTGTTTTATTTAGGAAGTGTTGAAAAAAGCTTGGGAAATTATAAACAAGCAAAAATCTATTTTGAGCAAGTTGTGAATAGAGATCCATACTTTATGAATGCAAAGGTAGAACTAAGTTTAGTGAATAAAAGAGTATAA
- the hemC gene encoding hydroxymethylbilane synthase: MTKEKNIIVGTRASLLAMTQTKQTCEIIFNQGFNYVLKKIITSGDIEQNKTFSEFGRQAIFSKELDEALLNHECDIAIHSFKDLTGEIPKGLKLQMLCNQVDAHDCFVSNKYKKINDLPAGAVIGTSSVRRFSILKKHYPHLVIKPIRGNVDTRIMKMQKGDYDAILLAKAGLIRLNKKNMIASDLDKKIFTPPLGQGLIAVVTRDEKNIFEYLNKNKIIDYFDVILCLKKIISSYEGGCSLPFGLEIQSVNEKLCFNVYLGNAVDNTEVRFSMYHHGESLDILEDRFRTMMEKNNAQSICNSMKNFKISYE; encoded by the coding sequence ATGACTAAAGAAAAAAATATAATTGTTGGAACAAGGGCTAGTCTTTTAGCTATGACTCAAACTAAACAAACTTGTGAAATTATTTTTAATCAAGGTTTTAATTATGTTCTTAAAAAAATTATAACCTCAGGTGATATAGAGCAGAATAAGACATTTTCAGAGTTTGGTAGACAAGCGATTTTTAGTAAAGAGCTTGATGAAGCACTTTTAAATCATGAATGTGATATAGCAATTCATAGCTTTAAAGATTTAACTGGAGAAATCCCTAAGGGATTAAAATTACAAATGTTATGTAATCAAGTTGATGCCCATGATTGTTTTGTTTCAAATAAGTATAAAAAAATAAATGATCTTCCTGCTGGGGCTGTGATTGGAACATCAAGTGTGCGTAGATTTAGTATTTTAAAAAAACATTATCCACATCTTGTTATTAAACCAATAAGAGGTAATGTTGATACTAGAATTATGAAGATGCAAAAGGGTGATTATGATGCAATTCTTTTGGCAAAAGCTGGTTTGATTAGGCTTAATAAAAAAAACATGATTGCTTCTGATCTAGATAAAAAAATTTTTACACCTCCACTGGGACAAGGTTTGATTGCAGTAGTTACCAGAGATGAAAAAAACATTTTTGAGTATCTAAATAAAAATAAAATAATAGATTACTTTGATGTTATCTTATGTTTAAAAAAGATCATATCTAGCTATGAAGGAGGTTGTTCTCTGCCCTTTGGTCTTGAAATACAATCAGTTAATGAAAAATTGTGCTTCAATGTTTATTTAGGCAATGCGGTTGATAATACTGAAGTTAGGTTTTCTATGTATCATCATGGTGAAAGTTTAGATATTTTAGAAGATAGATTTAGAACCATGATGGAAAAAAATAATGCGCAATCAATTTGTAATTCAATGAAAAACTTCAAAATATCTTATGAATAA
- the trxA gene encoding thioredoxin, whose protein sequence is MAHADIINITDESFEKAVLKATTPTLVDFWAEWCGPCLAIAPILDELAEEYKGKVRICKLNTSDNQSVPVQYGIRSIPTMILFKNGEIVEQVVGALNVKEKLSAAFDKALT, encoded by the coding sequence ATGGCACACGCAGATATCATTAACATCACAGATGAAAGTTTTGAAAAGGCCGTTCTTAAGGCTACTACCCCAACCTTAGTAGATTTTTGGGCAGAATGGTGTGGCCCATGCTTAGCAATAGCACCTATATTGGATGAATTGGCAGAAGAATACAAGGGTAAAGTTCGTATTTGTAAGCTTAATACCAGCGATAACCAGTCTGTGCCTGTACAGTATGGCATACGCAGCATTCCAACCATGATTTTGTTCAAAAATGGTGAAATTGTAGAACAAGTTGTTGGTGCATTGAACGTCAAAGAAAAGCTTTCTGCTGCTTTTGATAAAGCTTTAACTTAA
- the ccsA gene encoding cytochrome c biogenesis protein CcsA translates to MVIIQIIGFYSYAFLSILFGYKVFKFAHEYIFLCAGLFSVLFIFLSLRLRFLIGKLCFGLSFFLSILAMITMLGAKQERLLHEGYIQEIIWLIHMSSNCTGIIFLSVSLLLGMNYIRNQNLIKRHGDLNQLDLITLSLSKIDGMMSKLLFVVFAVINISLMTGIVLAHSLWDDAWLSNPKFIASSIMWMMFAVLVWGRLKKGWRGKVFVQGLFVCEVVLVGLLLLSFVK, encoded by the coding sequence TTGGTTATTATACAAATCATTGGTTTTTATAGTTATGCTTTCTTAAGCATACTGTTTGGGTATAAAGTTTTTAAATTTGCCCATGAATATATTTTTTTATGTGCAGGTTTGTTTTCAGTACTTTTTATCTTTTTATCATTAAGGCTGCGGTTTTTGATTGGAAAGCTTTGTTTTGGACTAAGTTTTTTTCTTTCTATTCTGGCAATGATAACTATGTTAGGTGCCAAGCAAGAAAGACTTTTACATGAGGGCTATATTCAAGAAATAATTTGGTTAATCCATATGTCTTCCAATTGCACGGGAATAATATTTTTAAGTGTGTCATTGCTTTTGGGTATGAACTATATACGCAATCAAAATTTAATAAAACGTCATGGAGATTTAAATCAGTTAGATTTAATAACGTTATCCTTGTCAAAAATAGATGGAATGATGTCAAAACTATTATTTGTAGTTTTTGCAGTGATTAATATAAGCTTAATGACTGGAATAGTTTTAGCCCACAGCCTTTGGGACGATGCGTGGCTAAGTAATCCAAAATTTATCGCTTCTTCTATAATGTGGATGATGTTTGCTGTTTTAGTTTGGGGTAGACTCAAAAAAGGATGGAGAGGAAAAGTATTTGTACAGGGACTTTTTGTTTGTGAAGTGGTTTTGGTTGGGCTTTTATTATTATCTTTTGTCAAATGA
- the hemA gene encoding glutamyl-tRNA reductase has product MSFKTADLAFREAFSSEEKLKQFIEQQIKQKNIKGAFSLSTCNRVEICYEKEESKESILEELIKFFNVDKNKIESDKVFYFKKEEEVIKHVFKVASSLDSLVIGEPQITAQLKKSYQQAHEHNLVSGQMHKFIHKALSVSKKIKSDTNIGKHAVSISYVAVELIKKVFEDLKQCKVLLLGAGEMAELCLKHLQVKEIKNISIANRSLEKAISLSSQYDASTIAFDQYKKMMHKFDIIIASTAADSFIVEYNDMKEVMTKRKNKPVFIIDISVPRNVNPNVEDFGEVYLYNVDDLEKISVNNKKIRYDEALKADLIISEEVNKFIDMQEQEANKESIVELRKKYEDIFSYEIKKMLKSLKSIEMEDLEKIEKTFEAVQKKVLANPIKYVKSKPSKEKILELRKIFNINND; this is encoded by the coding sequence TTGAGTTTTAAAACAGCAGATCTTGCTTTTAGGGAAGCTTTTTCTTCAGAAGAAAAATTAAAACAGTTTATTGAACAGCAAATTAAGCAAAAAAATATTAAAGGAGCATTTTCTTTAAGTACATGCAATAGAGTTGAGATTTGCTATGAGAAAGAAGAGAGTAAAGAAAGCATTCTTGAGGAGTTAATTAAATTTTTTAATGTTGATAAAAATAAAATTGAGAGTGATAAAGTATTTTACTTTAAAAAAGAAGAAGAAGTTATTAAACATGTATTTAAAGTTGCAAGTAGTTTAGATTCACTGGTCATTGGCGAACCTCAAATTACAGCCCAGTTAAAAAAATCATATCAACAAGCACATGAACATAACTTGGTTTCTGGTCAGATGCATAAGTTTATTCATAAAGCATTGTCAGTATCAAAAAAAATAAAATCAGATACGAATATTGGGAAACATGCCGTATCCATTAGTTATGTTGCTGTTGAACTGATAAAAAAAGTTTTTGAAGACTTAAAGCAATGCAAAGTTTTGCTTTTAGGAGCAGGTGAAATGGCTGAACTTTGTTTGAAGCATTTACAAGTAAAAGAGATTAAAAACATTAGTATTGCAAATAGGTCATTGGAAAAAGCAATTTCTTTATCATCTCAATATGACGCATCTACAATTGCATTTGATCAATATAAAAAAATGATGCACAAATTTGATATTATTATAGCTTCAACTGCCGCAGATAGCTTTATTGTTGAATATAATGATATGAAAGAAGTGATGACAAAGAGAAAAAACAAACCTGTTTTTATCATTGATATTTCTGTGCCGAGAAATGTTAACCCAAATGTTGAAGATTTTGGTGAAGTATATCTTTATAATGTTGATGATCTTGAAAAAATATCGGTCAACAATAAAAAAATAAGATACGATGAGGCATTAAAAGCAGATTTGATTATAAGTGAAGAAGTTAATAAATTTATTGATATGCAAGAGCAAGAAGCCAATAAAGAAAGTATTGTTGAGTTAAGAAAAAAATATGAAGATATTTTTTCTTATGAAATCAAAAAAATGCTGAAATCATTGAAATCTATTGAAATGGAAGATTTAGAAAAAATTGAAAAAACATTTGAAGCAGTACAAAAAAAAGTATTAGCCAACCCTATCAAATATGTTAAATCAAAACCCAGTAAAGAAAAGATATTAGAACTAAGGAAAATATTTAATATTAATAATGACTAA